One Halobacterium zhouii genomic region harbors:
- a CDS encoding CRISPR-associated protein Cas4 — MPDTIAFGELARAAYCPRQLYYARRDDADPPPEYEHARDLAGRYDDLAVASEAALATFDLAVPPPEFRRNLDASLANHSAVADPDETDAFLQGKDAHGRADKVLTDPFAVSVVTHGDPPDQGVWEPQTVRAVAAAKALAWREQTPVECAFVEYPRHGVVRSFALTTRRKATYRRALRAARSVDGPPPRLHDDAKCDACEYSDECGTRTRTLRSLL; from the coding sequence GTGCCCGACACCATCGCGTTCGGCGAACTCGCCCGCGCGGCGTACTGCCCGCGCCAACTGTACTACGCGCGCCGCGACGACGCAGACCCGCCGCCCGAGTACGAGCACGCCCGCGACCTCGCGGGGCGGTACGACGACCTCGCGGTCGCCTCGGAGGCCGCACTCGCCACGTTCGACCTCGCGGTGCCGCCGCCCGAGTTCCGGCGGAACCTCGACGCCAGCCTCGCGAACCACTCGGCGGTCGCGGACCCGGACGAGACGGACGCGTTCCTGCAGGGCAAGGACGCCCACGGGCGCGCCGACAAGGTGTTGACCGACCCGTTCGCGGTGAGCGTCGTCACGCACGGCGACCCGCCCGACCAGGGCGTCTGGGAGCCACAGACCGTCCGGGCCGTGGCCGCCGCGAAGGCGCTGGCGTGGCGCGAACAGACCCCCGTCGAGTGCGCGTTCGTGGAGTATCCGCGCCACGGCGTCGTCCGCTCGTTCGCGCTGACGACGCGCCGGAAAGCCACGTACAGGCGCGCACTCCGCGCCGCCCGGAGCGTCGACGGGCCGCCACCCCGGTTACACGACGACGCGAAGTGCGACGCCTGCGAGTACAGCGACGAGTGCGGCACGAGGACGCGAACGCTCCGCTCGCTACTGTAG
- the truA gene encoding tRNA pseudouridine(38-40) synthase TruA, whose translation MPRRAFRVAYDGRPYFGFQRQPDATTVEGELFAALGRLDATDGGKPPGYAAAGRTDAGVSARAQTVAFDAPEWLTPYVLNGELPHAIRVWAHADAPPDFHATHDAEWREYRYYWLAPDVDDDRAARALDALCGEHDFHNLTPDDENTVRDLSGSLERSGEFLVVTLRSGGFTRELVRRVVSLVAEVAGGASFDRIETVLGEAPVEGPDGVPPADPQPLVLHDVNYDLEFVEDEDAAADARMRFGRLRDDRRALTAVAGHLADEI comes from the coding sequence GTGCCCCGCCGCGCCTTCCGCGTCGCCTACGACGGCCGGCCGTACTTCGGGTTCCAGCGCCAGCCAGACGCGACGACCGTGGAGGGTGAACTGTTCGCGGCGCTCGGGCGACTCGACGCGACGGACGGCGGGAAGCCGCCGGGCTACGCCGCCGCGGGCCGCACCGACGCGGGGGTGTCGGCGCGCGCCCAGACTGTCGCGTTCGACGCGCCCGAGTGGCTCACGCCGTACGTCCTGAACGGAGAGTTGCCCCACGCCATCCGCGTCTGGGCGCACGCCGACGCGCCGCCCGATTTCCACGCGACGCACGACGCCGAGTGGCGCGAATACCGGTACTACTGGCTAGCTCCAGATGTGGACGACGACCGCGCCGCTCGCGCGCTCGACGCGCTCTGTGGCGAGCACGACTTCCACAACCTCACGCCCGACGACGAGAACACCGTTCGCGACCTCTCGGGCAGTCTGGAGCGAAGCGGGGAGTTCCTCGTGGTGACGCTGCGCTCGGGCGGCTTCACCCGCGAACTCGTGCGCCGCGTCGTCTCGCTCGTCGCGGAGGTCGCTGGGGGCGCGTCGTTCGACCGCATCGAGACGGTGCTGGGTGAAGCGCCGGTGGAGGGGCCTGACGGTGTGCCGCCCGCGGACCCGCAACCGCTCGTGCTGCACGACGTGAACTACGACCTCGAGTTCGTCGAGGACGAGGACGCCGCCGCTGACGCCAGAATGCGCTTCGGGCGGTTGCGGGACGACCGTCGCGCGCTCACCGCGGTCGCCGGCCACCTCGCGGACGAGATATAG
- a CDS encoding redoxin domain-containing protein translates to MMDFDVVSLPDADHVTEGEEAPAFTRPLVTTDYWEDVALSDLLAEGPVLLVFTPMDGAFPTTYVYNELRDRGVADDVQVAGVSVSSPYEHATTIDDRGIQAFEGLFSDPQNGVAEAYGVEHDLDGMAGVSEARPAVFLVAEDRTVEYAWVSEEWPEFPEYDDVEAAIDEL, encoded by the coding sequence CTGATGGACTTCGACGTCGTTTCGCTGCCCGACGCTGACCACGTCACGGAGGGCGAGGAGGCCCCGGCGTTCACGCGCCCGCTCGTCACGACTGACTACTGGGAGGACGTCGCGCTGTCGGACCTGCTCGCCGAGGGCCCCGTGCTGCTGGTGTTCACGCCGATGGACGGCGCGTTTCCGACGACGTACGTCTACAACGAACTCCGCGACCGCGGCGTCGCCGACGACGTGCAGGTCGCGGGCGTCTCGGTCTCCTCGCCGTACGAGCACGCCACGACCATCGATGACCGCGGCATCCAGGCCTTCGAGGGGCTGTTCAGCGACCCGCAGAACGGTGTCGCCGAGGCCTACGGCGTCGAGCACGACCTCGACGGGATGGCGGGCGTGAGCGAGGCCCGGCCCGCCGTCTTCCTCGTGGCCGAAGACCGCACAGTCGAGTACGCGTGGGTGTCCGAGGAGTGGCCCGAGTTCCCCGAGTACGACGACGTCGAGGCGGCCATCGACGAGTTGTAG
- a CDS encoding conditioned medium-induced protein 4, with the protein MNEKTEELRDIFVSVTDEDTVTESQEEGHGSLASEAELESRLESTVEGMREDLEFATDRGDEDLVTVVREFYAGESDADIATELEDGDAETVRHARMDLHLLRDDDTDAPVDLDSVQELDDEGANLEALAATLDVEESTAHRYRRIARTRDEIQRVNDRYRAEFENLLRDRELSERLTSEVHEDGLEEATEGQETDVEL; encoded by the coding sequence ATGAACGAGAAAACCGAGGAGCTACGGGACATCTTCGTCAGCGTGACCGACGAGGACACCGTCACCGAATCCCAGGAGGAGGGGCACGGCTCGCTCGCGTCCGAGGCGGAACTCGAATCGCGTCTCGAGTCCACCGTCGAGGGGATGCGGGAGGACCTCGAGTTCGCCACTGACCGGGGTGACGAGGATCTCGTCACCGTCGTTCGGGAGTTCTACGCCGGCGAGTCGGACGCCGACATCGCGACCGAACTCGAGGACGGCGACGCAGAGACGGTCCGACACGCCCGGATGGACCTCCACCTCCTCCGGGACGACGACACCGACGCGCCGGTCGACCTCGACTCGGTCCAGGAACTCGACGACGAGGGCGCCAACCTCGAGGCGCTCGCGGCCACGCTCGACGTCGAGGAGTCGACCGCACACCGCTACCGCCGAATCGCGCGCACGAGAGACGAGATACAGCGCGTCAACGACCGCTACCGCGCGGAGTTCGAGAACCTGCTGCGCGACCGCGAACTCTCCGAACGCCTCACCAGCGAGGTCCACGAGGACGGCCTCGAGGAGGCCACCGAAGGCCAGGAGACCGACGTAGAACTCTAG
- a CDS encoding glutaredoxin family protein, whose amino-acid sequence MSDGPAPPRPAHSDADVTLYRLQACPFCERVVRKLDELGIDYHSRFVEPLHSERNAVARIVGTRTVPAIVDDDTGVTMAESANIVTYLERTYGEGGS is encoded by the coding sequence ATGAGCGACGGACCAGCACCGCCCCGACCGGCGCACAGCGACGCCGACGTCACGCTCTACCGCCTCCAGGCGTGTCCGTTCTGCGAGCGCGTCGTCCGCAAACTCGACGAACTCGGCATCGACTACCACTCCCGGTTCGTCGAACCGCTGCACTCTGAACGGAACGCCGTCGCCCGGATCGTCGGTACGCGGACCGTCCCCGCTATCGTCGACGACGACACCGGCGTAACGATGGCCGAGAGCGCGAACATCGTGACGTACCTCGAGCGAACGTACGGGGAGGGTGGTAGCTGA
- a CDS encoding biotin transporter BioY encodes MSAQTQAVDLVGDETVENLARAAVFAALTGAFAYVAFPNPISPTSITLQVLGVFLAGIYLGPVWGGASLSLYLVAGAAGAPVFLGGSSGIGALLGNTGGFLWACPVAAAVVGAVVHGTNDLRDPSEVHPARLVVGMTLATAVIYAMGTVGAAVVQNLGLYRAFMLYAVPFIPAEAIKMAAAVGIARTDELNAA; translated from the coding sequence ATGAGCGCACAGACGCAAGCGGTCGACCTCGTCGGCGACGAGACAGTCGAAAACCTCGCCCGCGCGGCGGTGTTCGCCGCGCTCACAGGGGCGTTCGCGTACGTCGCGTTCCCCAATCCGATTTCACCCACGAGCATCACGCTGCAGGTACTCGGCGTCTTCCTCGCTGGCATCTACCTCGGGCCCGTCTGGGGTGGCGCGTCGCTCTCGCTCTACCTCGTCGCGGGCGCCGCGGGTGCACCAGTGTTCCTCGGCGGTAGCTCCGGCATCGGCGCACTCCTTGGCAACACTGGCGGCTTCCTCTGGGCGTGCCCGGTCGCCGCCGCGGTCGTCGGCGCCGTCGTTCACGGCACGAACGACCTCCGCGACCCGAGTGAAGTACATCCCGCGCGCCTCGTCGTCGGAATGACGCTCGCCACAGCCGTCATCTACGCGATGGGGACCGTTGGCGCCGCCGTCGTCCAGAACCTCGGCCTCTACCGCGCGTTCATGCTCTACGCGGTTCCGTTCATCCCCGCGGAAGCCATCAAGATGGCCGCCGCGGTCGGCATCGCGCGCACCGACGAACTCAACGCCGCCTGA
- a CDS encoding energy-coupling factor ABC transporter ATP-binding protein, producing the protein MLELRGVTHRYGETAALDSVDLAIPDGECVLVAGANGSGKTTLVRHFNGLLEPDSGDVLVNDTPVADDLVATRASVAMVFQNPRDGFVSATVGADVAFGPENLGLPRADVNERVADALENVGMAERADERIDELSGGEQARVAIAGALAMQPDHLVLDEPFTGLDWPARESVLERLQDLHADGTSLVVVTHDLRDVWQIADRVVALSDGEVAVRGSPEDVREKLPDLGVRVP; encoded by the coding sequence ATGCTGGAACTCCGCGGCGTGACACATCGGTACGGCGAGACTGCCGCCCTCGACAGCGTCGACCTCGCGATTCCCGACGGCGAGTGCGTGCTCGTCGCGGGCGCGAATGGCTCCGGGAAGACGACACTCGTTCGCCACTTCAACGGCTTGCTCGAACCGGATTCCGGCGACGTACTAGTAAACGACACGCCCGTCGCCGACGACCTCGTGGCGACGCGCGCGAGCGTGGCGATGGTGTTCCAGAACCCACGCGACGGCTTCGTCTCCGCGACGGTCGGCGCGGACGTCGCGTTCGGTCCGGAGAACCTCGGCCTCCCGCGAGCCGACGTGAACGAGCGAGTCGCCGACGCGCTCGAAAACGTGGGCATGGCGGAGCGCGCCGACGAACGAATCGACGAACTGTCGGGCGGCGAGCAAGCCCGGGTCGCCATCGCGGGCGCGCTGGCCATGCAACCCGACCACCTCGTGCTCGACGAACCGTTCACCGGCCTCGACTGGCCAGCGCGCGAGTCCGTCCTCGAACGCCTGCAGGACCTGCACGCCGACGGAACGAGTCTCGTCGTCGTCACCCACGACCTGCGCGACGTTTGGCAGATTGCGGACCGCGTCGTCGCACTGAGCGACGGCGAGGTGGCGGTACGCGGTTCGCCGGAGGACGTGCGCGAGAAACTGCCCGACCTGGGGGTGCGGGTGCCGTGA
- a CDS encoding L-threonylcarbamoyladenylate synthase has product MSVSDADLDAAAAAIEDGGLVVYPTETVYGLGADALDPDAVERVFEAKQRSRDKPLSFAFPDADSALECVRVGETEREFMTEFLPGPVTVVCEKHASVPDELTGGRERVGVRVPDHEVALALLERVAPITATSANVSGRPSVTDPAELDDELLANVDAVLDAGEAAGTESTVVDVEAGEILRRGANAAAVERWLREHE; this is encoded by the coding sequence ATGAGCGTGAGCGACGCGGACCTCGACGCCGCCGCGGCCGCCATCGAGGACGGTGGCCTCGTGGTCTACCCAACCGAAACTGTCTACGGCCTCGGCGCGGACGCCCTCGACCCGGACGCCGTCGAGCGCGTCTTCGAGGCGAAACAGCGGTCGCGGGACAAACCCCTCTCGTTCGCGTTCCCGGACGCCGACAGCGCACTCGAGTGCGTTCGCGTCGGTGAGACGGAGCGCGAGTTCATGACCGAATTCCTGCCCGGCCCGGTCACCGTGGTCTGCGAGAAGCACGCGAGTGTCCCCGACGAACTCACGGGCGGCCGTGAGCGCGTCGGCGTGCGCGTCCCCGACCACGAGGTGGCGCTGGCGCTCCTAGAGCGCGTCGCGCCCATCACGGCGACGAGCGCGAACGTGAGCGGACGACCGAGCGTCACCGACCCCGCCGAGTTAGACGACGAGTTGCTCGCGAACGTGGACGCAGTGCTCGACGCCGGCGAGGCGGCGGGCACCGAGAGCACCGTCGTCGACGTGGAAGCCGGTGAGATACTGCGCCGCGGTGCGAACGCCGCCGCCGTCGAACGCTGGCTACGGGAGCACGAGTAG
- the hisS gene encoding histidine--tRNA ligase: MYDRLKGFRDFYPREMRPRREAFDALEDSARRYGFREIGTPAMERTEMYVDKSGEGIVEELYSFTDQGGRDVALTPELTPTVARMVVAKQQELSKPIKWYSTRAFWRYEEPQQGRFREFYQTNVDIFGSSDPRADAEVLAVAADGLTDLGLTGEDFEFRVSHRDILGGLLEAFDADVDVENAIRTVDKREKIERPEYLDGLAAAGLSRSQAEQFDDLLAGDDLDALVEFAGTDRVADAVENLRNVLDAAENLGVRQYCDVSLTTARGLDYYTGVVFECFDATGDIGRSVFGGGRYDDLIESFGGQPTPAVGVAPGHAPLNLLLERAGVLPEGDLETDYYVLQVGDTEAEAARVARDLRSEGHVVETDVNDRSFGAQMNYADSIGAETVVIVGEQDLANGEVTVKNMESGDQTTAPFEEFPGDFDRPTLADFE, encoded by the coding sequence ATGTACGACCGACTCAAGGGATTTCGTGACTTCTACCCCCGCGAGATGCGGCCACGCCGAGAGGCGTTCGACGCGCTCGAGGATTCCGCGCGGCGCTACGGGTTCCGAGAAATCGGGACGCCCGCGATGGAGCGCACGGAGATGTACGTCGACAAGTCCGGCGAGGGCATCGTCGAGGAACTCTACTCCTTCACCGACCAGGGCGGCCGGGACGTCGCGCTAACGCCGGAACTCACGCCCACCGTCGCGCGGATGGTCGTGGCGAAACAGCAGGAACTCTCCAAGCCCATCAAGTGGTACTCCACACGCGCGTTCTGGCGTTACGAGGAACCCCAGCAGGGCCGCTTCCGCGAGTTCTACCAGACGAACGTGGACATCTTCGGGTCGAGTGACCCGCGTGCCGACGCCGAAGTGCTCGCCGTCGCCGCGGACGGCCTCACCGACCTCGGACTGACGGGCGAGGACTTCGAGTTCCGCGTCAGCCACCGCGACATCCTCGGCGGCCTGCTCGAAGCCTTCGATGCGGACGTCGACGTCGAGAACGCCATCCGAACCGTGGACAAGCGCGAGAAGATCGAGCGTCCCGAATATCTCGACGGCCTCGCGGCGGCGGGCCTCTCGCGCTCGCAGGCCGAACAGTTCGACGACCTGCTCGCGGGCGACGACCTCGACGCGCTCGTCGAGTTCGCGGGTACCGACCGCGTCGCGGACGCCGTCGAGAACCTCCGAAACGTGCTCGACGCCGCCGAGAACCTCGGCGTCCGGCAGTACTGCGACGTCTCGCTGACGACCGCGCGGGGCCTCGACTACTACACCGGCGTCGTCTTCGAGTGCTTCGACGCCACCGGCGACATCGGGCGCTCGGTGTTCGGCGGCGGGCGCTACGACGACCTCATCGAGAGCTTCGGCGGCCAGCCGACGCCCGCGGTCGGCGTCGCGCCCGGCCACGCGCCCCTGAACCTCCTGCTGGAGCGCGCCGGCGTGCTCCCCGAGGGCGACCTCGAGACGGACTACTACGTGCTCCAGGTCGGCGACACCGAGGCGGAGGCCGCGCGCGTCGCCCGCGACCTCCGGAGCGAGGGCCACGTCGTGGAGACCGACGTGAACGACCGGAGCTTCGGCGCACAGATGAACTACGCCGACAGCATCGGCGCGGAGACGGTCGTCATCGTCGGCGAGCAGGACCTCGCGAACGGCGAAGTAACAGTGAAAAACATGGAGTCGGGCGACCAGACGACTGCTCCGTTCGAGGAGTTCCCCGGGGACTTCGACCGCCCGACGCTCGCTGACTTCGAGTAG
- a CDS encoding energy-coupling factor transporter transmembrane component T family protein, translated as MTLAYRPGDAPLHGLDPRAKLALQFGFAVAAFAHTTPIGLAALTPLAVAAPLLAGASPLDALGEFWLALPFLVLGPLAAGLTLGPPWIRSDAAFHAALASYRVLLVLLVAAAYVYSTPVRDSRAAVRWLLPGRLGQATGVGVALVFRFLPVLQSDLAGRRNAVNARLGSERSLRERVRLVAVGGLRRAFERADRLSVALRARCFAWNPTQPPLSYRPMDWLATGVGVTLTASALV; from the coding sequence GTGACGCTCGCGTACCGCCCCGGTGACGCCCCGTTGCACGGCCTCGACCCGCGCGCGAAACTCGCGCTCCAGTTCGGATTCGCCGTCGCCGCGTTCGCACACACCACCCCCATCGGTCTCGCAGCGCTGACGCCGCTCGCGGTCGCCGCGCCACTGCTCGCAGGCGCGTCACCACTCGACGCGCTCGGGGAGTTCTGGCTCGCGCTCCCGTTTCTCGTGCTCGGACCGCTCGCGGCGGGACTCACACTCGGGCCGCCGTGGATTCGCTCGGACGCCGCGTTCCACGCCGCCCTCGCTTCGTACCGCGTGCTCCTCGTGTTGCTCGTGGCGGCGGCGTACGTCTACAGCACGCCCGTTCGCGACTCGCGCGCGGCGGTGCGGTGGTTACTGCCCGGACGCCTCGGCCAGGCGACGGGTGTCGGCGTCGCGCTCGTGTTCCGGTTCCTCCCCGTGCTCCAGTCGGACCTGGCGGGTCGGCGGAACGCCGTGAACGCCCGCCTCGGGAGCGAACGGTCGCTCCGCGAGCGCGTTCGCCTCGTCGCCGTCGGCGGTCTCCGGCGGGCGTTCGAGCGCGCTGACCGCCTGAGTGTGGCGCTTCGCGCTCGCTGTTTCGCGTGGAATCCGACGCAACCACCCCTCTCGTACCGGCCTATGGACTGGCTGGCGACCGGCGTCGGAGTCACGCTCACGGCGTCGGCGCTCGTCTGA
- a CDS encoding M28 family metallopeptidase: protein MTDDDSTGVDAANRLPDDVALALGRAWADDAPWNVLTALTELDDQMTGHPGERRAAELAAEAFEDAGARDASIDTFDLPVWTRGDCSLALTEPKQREFDAIALPYAPAGDVAGSLVDVGYGTESAFEDADVAGNVVLASTDSPPEGRLVHRMEKYGRAVDRDAAGFVFYNHKDGQLPPTGSLRFGREAEIPAVGVSKETGAWLQEYADRDGTVSLSVDATTEPGTGTNAHARLGPDTDEEVVVVAHHDAHDIAEGALDNGCGVATLAAAARVLADLDLDCAVRVATVGAEEVGLLGSQALASSLDPERVRAVVNVDGAGRYRTLRAFTFGEDAFESAVDAVAERANRPVETTAHVHPYSDHWPFLRRGVPAVQLHSVTEERGRGWGHTHADTRDKADARNLREHGMLAALLVQDLASRDVPRPDQDALRGRLLDADQRPGMEAAGVWPENWD from the coding sequence GTGACCGACGACGACTCCACCGGCGTGGACGCCGCGAACCGACTCCCGGACGACGTGGCTCTCGCGCTCGGCCGCGCGTGGGCCGACGACGCGCCGTGGAACGTGCTCACCGCGCTCACCGAACTGGACGACCAGATGACCGGCCACCCCGGGGAGCGGCGCGCGGCGGAACTCGCCGCCGAGGCGTTCGAGGACGCCGGCGCGCGAGACGCCAGCATCGACACCTTCGACCTCCCGGTGTGGACGCGCGGGGACTGCTCGCTCGCGTTGACGGAGCCGAAACAGCGCGAATTCGACGCGATAGCGCTCCCGTACGCGCCCGCCGGCGACGTCGCCGGGTCGCTCGTGGACGTTGGGTACGGCACCGAGTCTGCGTTCGAAGACGCGGACGTCGCGGGGAACGTCGTCCTCGCCTCGACCGACAGCCCACCAGAGGGTCGACTCGTCCACCGCATGGAGAAGTACGGGCGGGCCGTCGACCGGGACGCCGCCGGCTTCGTCTTCTACAACCACAAGGACGGCCAGTTGCCACCGACCGGGTCGCTCCGGTTCGGGCGCGAGGCCGAGATTCCCGCGGTCGGCGTCTCGAAAGAGACGGGTGCCTGGCTCCAGGAGTACGCCGACCGCGACGGCACGGTCTCGCTGTCCGTCGACGCCACCACCGAGCCCGGAACGGGGACGAACGCGCACGCACGCCTCGGTCCCGACACCGACGAGGAGGTGGTGGTGGTCGCGCACCACGACGCCCACGATATCGCAGAGGGCGCACTCGACAACGGGTGTGGCGTGGCGACCCTCGCCGCCGCGGCCCGCGTGCTCGCGGACCTCGACCTCGACTGCGCCGTGCGCGTCGCCACGGTCGGCGCGGAAGAGGTCGGCCTGCTCGGCTCCCAGGCGCTCGCGAGCTCGCTCGACCCAGAGCGCGTTCGCGCGGTCGTGAACGTCGACGGTGCGGGCCGTTACCGGACGCTCCGCGCGTTCACGTTCGGCGAAGACGCCTTCGAGTCGGCCGTCGACGCCGTCGCCGAGCGCGCGAACCGGCCCGTCGAGACCACCGCCCACGTCCACCCGTACAGCGACCACTGGCCGTTCCTCCGGCGCGGCGTGCCGGCGGTCCAACTCCACAGCGTGACTGAAGAGCGTGGTCGCGGGTGGGGGCACACGCACGCCGACACCCGCGACAAGGCGGACGCACGGAACCTCCGCGAGCACGGCATGCTCGCCGCGCTCCTCGTGCAGGACCTCGCATCACGGGACGTTCCTCGCCCCGACCAGGACGCGCTCCGCGGGCGCCTGCTCGACGCCGACCAGCGGCCGGGCATGGAGGCCGCAGGCGTCTGGCCCGAGAACTGGGACTGA
- the pepF gene encoding oligoendopeptidase F, whose product MSSVPERSERDEEYKWDLESIYATDEDWEEAYEDVESRLGDLQSYEGQLTEDGDTLLEALELRNEVYRDAHMVASYARMRSDEDTRDQEYQALSARGASLMSDVGSATSFFDPEIQDCTREELQSMVEETPGLEEYEHYFDDVLRMKPHTRSAEVEELLSDLGEVFGAPSDAYNMLTDADLEFPTVEDPDGEPVEISQANLTTLLKSQDREFRQTVHEEFFETIEDVRNTIGSTMKNQMKRDVKLAEARNYDTAREAALDNSNIPTEVYDNLVDTVDDNLDKLHRHADLKREALGVDELEMWDLYMPIVESESPEVPYEEAKEHVIEAVAPLGEEYQQRVEEGLENRWVDVYENRGKRSGAYSGGTYDTQPFILMNYQDDISSMFTLAHELGHSLHSEFTSEEQPYVYSQYEIFVAEVASTVNEALLTNHLLDTVEDDEFRRHILNEYLERFRSTLYRQTMFADVEQRLHELTEEGEALTPDRIDEVYGERKEAYYENANVDEHIRGEWMRIPHFYYNFYVFQYSTGISAAVALVQGILEEGQPAADQYLEFLERGSSEYPLELLRDAGVDMSTSEPIERALSVYDEYLEEAEKLV is encoded by the coding sequence ATGAGTAGTGTTCCCGAGCGGTCCGAGCGAGACGAGGAATACAAGTGGGACCTGGAGAGCATCTACGCGACCGACGAGGACTGGGAAGAGGCCTACGAGGACGTCGAGTCGCGACTTGGTGACCTCCAGTCCTACGAGGGGCAACTCACCGAGGACGGCGACACGCTTCTAGAGGCGCTCGAACTCCGCAACGAGGTCTACCGCGACGCCCACATGGTGGCGTCCTACGCCCGCATGCGGTCGGACGAGGACACCCGCGACCAGGAGTACCAGGCGCTCAGCGCTCGCGGCGCCAGCCTGATGTCCGACGTGGGGAGCGCAACGTCCTTCTTCGACCCCGAGATCCAGGACTGCACGCGCGAGGAACTCCAGTCGATGGTCGAGGAGACGCCCGGCCTCGAGGAGTACGAGCACTACTTCGACGACGTGCTCCGCATGAAACCCCACACGCGCTCGGCGGAGGTCGAGGAACTTCTCAGCGACCTCGGCGAAGTGTTCGGTGCGCCGAGTGACGCGTACAACATGCTCACGGACGCCGACCTCGAGTTCCCGACCGTCGAGGATCCGGACGGCGAACCCGTCGAGATCTCGCAGGCGAACCTCACGACGCTCCTGAAGAGCCAGGACCGGGAGTTCCGCCAGACCGTCCACGAGGAGTTCTTCGAGACCATCGAGGACGTCCGTAACACCATCGGCTCCACGATGAAAAACCAGATGAAGCGGGACGTCAAGCTCGCGGAAGCCCGGAACTACGACACCGCCCGCGAGGCCGCCCTCGACAACTCGAACATCCCGACCGAGGTGTACGACAACCTCGTCGACACCGTCGACGACAACCTCGACAAACTCCACCGGCACGCCGACCTCAAGCGGGAGGCTCTCGGCGTCGACGAACTCGAGATGTGGGACCTCTACATGCCCATCGTGGAATCTGAAAGCCCCGAGGTTCCCTACGAGGAGGCCAAGGAACACGTGATCGAGGCGGTCGCGCCGCTCGGTGAGGAGTACCAGCAGCGCGTCGAGGAGGGTCTCGAGAACCGCTGGGTCGACGTCTACGAGAACCGCGGGAAGCGCTCGGGCGCGTACTCCGGCGGCACGTACGACACCCAGCCGTTCATCCTGATGAACTACCAGGACGACATCTCCTCGATGTTCACGCTCGCCCACGAACTCGGGCACAGCCTCCACAGCGAGTTCACGAGCGAGGAACAGCCCTACGTCTACTCGCAGTACGAGATCTTCGTGGCGGAGGTCGCCTCCACGGTGAACGAGGCGCTGCTCACGAACCACCTGCTGGACACCGTCGAGGACGACGAGTTCCGCCGCCACATCCTCAACGAGTACTTAGAGCGCTTCCGCTCGACGCTGTACCGCCAGACGATGTTCGCGGACGTCGAACAGCGCCTCCACGAACTCACGGAGGAGGGCGAGGCGCTGACGCCCGACCGCATCGACGAGGTGTACGGCGAGCGCAAGGAGGCGTACTACGAGAACGCGAACGTCGACGAGCACATCCGCGGCGAGTGGATGCGCATCCCCCACTTCTACTACAACTTCTACGTGTTCCAGTACTCCACTGGTATCTCGGCGGCCGTCGCGCTCGTCCAGGGCATCCTCGAGGAGGGCCAGCCAGCGGCCGACCAGTACCTCGAGTTCCTCGAGCGCGGGTCCAGTGAGTACCCACTGGAACTGCTGCGCGACGCGGGCGTGGACATGTCGACGAGCGAGCCCATCGAGCGCGCGCTCTCCGTCTACGACGAGTACCTCGAGGAAGCCGAGAAACTCGTCTGA
- a CDS encoding four-helix bundle copper-binding protein, whose protein sequence is MTLSELGLSDVENECMDNCWEAVQACEWCADKCLDEDMDMSQCIRLCRDTADLASDHARFMARDSGLTDKLTEATAEAAEECAEECRQHDHDHCQVCADVLEDCAESCREMMQSA, encoded by the coding sequence ATGACACTATCAGAACTCGGGTTGAGCGATGTCGAGAACGAGTGCATGGACAACTGCTGGGAAGCCGTGCAGGCCTGCGAGTGGTGCGCCGACAAGTGCCTCGACGAGGACATGGACATGTCGCAGTGCATCCGCCTCTGCCGGGACACGGCCGACCTCGCGAGTGACCACGCGCGATTCATGGCGCGCGACTCCGGCCTGACCGACAAACTCACAGAGGCCACCGCCGAGGCCGCCGAGGAGTGCGCCGAGGAGTGCCGCCAGCACGACCACGACCACTGCCAGGTCTGTGCCGACGTACTGGAGGACTGCGCCGAGTCCTGCCGCGAGATGATGCAGTCGGCGTAG